In Brassica napus cultivar Da-Ae chromosome C2, Da-Ae, whole genome shotgun sequence, the sequence ATCACATGATTTTCTTTACAGATCAATCTCAAACCTAGAACAGCGCTGTAAAAGACTCTAAAAACATACTGTCAAAGTTCTGAAACAGAAAACTTTAAACACAAAGAGGAACACTTTTAGATCATCATATATATTGATGATCTTAGAACCCCTTTAGATCATTATCATCGTCTTTCCAATTTTCCTTAGCTTTTTTCGACAAATCTTCCACGCCCTTGTCAACATCATGCCGTGCCCTATCCGCCTCCTCACCGGACCCAACCACTGCCTCTGTGACCTTCTGAGCTGTGCTCTTAGCCGTCTCCCACGCATCTTTCACGGTTTCCATAGTCTTTTCCCCAACATCTTGGGCCTTTTCCTTAAACCCCTGAGCCAAATCCACTGctttctcctttgaatcctctgcATATTCCTTGGCTCTATTTTTAGTCTCTTCCGCTTTATCTTTCGTTTTCTCTTTCACATCATAAGCtttgtccttaaccttctctttCGTCTCGTAGGCTTTATCAGCTGCTCTGCTCGCTCCTTCGTTCACTCTATCCTTGGTCTCTTCAGCAGAATCTTTCGTCTTCTCTTTCACATCATAAGCTTTGTCCTTGGCCTTCTCTTTCGTCTCGTAAGCTTTATCAGCTGCTCTACTCGCTCCTTCATTCACTTTATCCTTACTCTCTTCCGCATAACCTTTCGTCTTCTCTTTCACATCATAAGCTTTGTCCTTAGTCTTCTCTTTCATATCATAAGCTTTGTCCTTAGCTTGCTCTTTGCAAGCCTCTAAGTCTTCGCCAGATTTATCTCTCCATTTCCGTGAATCATTAGCCAAATCAGCCCTTGAGTCTCTTGCTTTCTCTACTGGATAGTTTCTTCCCTGTAAAACCAGAACAATCATTCTTGAAAGTTTCAAGTTTCACCTTGTGTTAATAACGATAACTCAAAGATACGTCTGATAAACGAAGGGGGAATAAAATCATAACTACTGATTAACCGTTAAAGTATCTACAACTTGATTTCTTGTAAGTAAAGccttattcaaaaaataaaaccttCATTCTTGTAACACAAGTTAACCTAATTGTTTTTGGAAACCTAATTGTTTGTGTAAATGGGAAACGGGAATCATTAACGGTGACAAGATATAAACAATTTCCCGTACATGATAACCTAATTGTTTGTGTAAACCTAATTGTTTGTGTAAATGGGAAATGGGAATCATCATCGGTGACTAGTTAATGATTCCCATTTTCTATACGATTTTTTTcacagaaatttttttatatcttaagTTGTGTGAATCATTAACTAGTCACCAACTTaagatataaaaaatttctGTGAAAAAAATCGTATAGAAAATGGGAATCATTAACTAGTCACCGATGATGCACCGATTTGTTTTATATGTGTATATGTAATAATTACCTTAGAATGGTTATTGACCGATGAAGCAAAAATGACACGAGAATTTTTCCGACCAATCACCACCGCAGGAGTTCTGGGAGGAGCTCGGCTCTTAGGGAAAGCTCTAAAGAGACCGCAAGAAGCTGTGCTCGACAGTTGCATAGCCGCCATATTCATCAATCAGAGAAACAATTTCTTCTCAACAACAATTTCTTCTCAATTTAgcatttgaatatatttttgttttgtctgaAACTTTCGAAGTGTCGTCGTTCTCATCTTTCGCATATGTCTATAAGTTTATAGGGCCAGTAAACACAGCTGGCGGCACGTAGTTGACATATGTCACTAAAATAACACGTGTCAACTTGTTTTGCGTTTTCTCTTGAGCTCTTCTATGCTTTGACCGACCTTTTCTCtccttttcattttcttttctcttttttaccAGTAACGAAGGTTGTTCCCTAGCAGTACGGTTAATCGATACCTGACATAGATCCACGCATCCGCAcggatatttgtttttatattttctggaaaccaaaattcgcattgtcgatttccgtttaaattaggaaattaagaaaactctaatttccgagaggtcccggagatctgttaataccacacgccaaacaatcagaacacgagataacaacgaaaaaatataagaaatcgtaaaaaaataacaaagagaagtcttattccggtcgctacgtagctaccgagcttggttcgagctcggtagctacgtagcgaccggacagcgtgcatgtgcggtagttgcgtaatgaccgagcttggttcgtccgtATTCTGATCGTCATACTCAGACCTATCAGTAGCTGGTCTGGGTATatttccgatggcttatgtttgatctaaaaagaattcgaacgaagctttatctcgggaacatacgttgtGACGTTTTCTTGACCGAGCAAGATTTGTTGCggaaagacatacttgtattctgcggagatttggacgttaacttcgtcgtaaccgttttcaaCCCCAACACATTTTTATTCATTGacatttgtttttcataattagcgtcatatattttagatgtgtcataatataactaattgtattcataAGACCTAGATCGAATCagataatatgattatttttggtacaaatatccaaactattttcaaatacatttgttatttagatatttttaggttcatataCATCAGAACCGAACTCGTCCAAATCCAGAAGGACCCAACTCAAAACTCACAcataaatttacaatattttaaaacaaaaaacacgATACCCGAAATAAACAACATGTACCTCAATAGATAGCCAATCTTCATGcctaattgattttataaactaataaaaagattttttttgtttgtgtttagctgaattaaatgaaatagaaagagttttttatttaataaaataattatatggagtgaaaattaagtgacaataaatgtaatacatttttattattttgatttaagttttattttattcacaaaaacattttttttgaattatatttttggcTATGTAATTTTTCACTgattaaaacttaaataaaaaaatttagtaaaacaaactaaaccgaacaTTTAACCATATGTGAACCCgagttattttagattttttattatataattggcacaaagttaatgttgattaactaaaaaattaaaatatgtattactattattatggtaatataattatgATGTGATGTATTTTTAAGGTAACATAaataatgaaattgttaaactgagtaaaatatggaaagataattaattttattatattaatgaaattaataaaaagagacattgtacttttttttttactgctatcaatgttttcaaaaaaaaattcatttatattgctatccatgtttccaaatagtaccaaaaggtacttcagttttaataatataaatgatgTCCCACTGTATTACACATTTATTCTTTGGTCTGGACACAGAGATCCAAAAGTTCAAATATTcgtgatttttttagttattcgCAAATTATCCACTCTACTTcgtagaaaaatgaaaattaataattatcacatattttataaatcataCAAACATATCATCAAAATATTACAACATATCAGCAGGTTAACATCTGCTCATCTTTTTCAAATAGTTTATGTACATCCAAAAAATCACTAAAAGCTAATCATCAACTAATCTTTTCTATGTAgcttttcaaaatcaaaaattttcGCAAAAACCTAAATATCCACTTATCTCTTTCTTTGGAACCTGCATACACAAAACATATTCAAATTGAAAAGTAGagcataacatatatataaatgaaccATAACTTGGTAAAATTAGTATTCAAACCTGTTGTTAGAATCAGTCATCGACAACCATGTGACAAGATGTTATATTTTCCAGCTCCAGCTCTAAACAACGaggattatataaaaattagaataaaataacaataaactaTAAGAATATGGATTGAGAAACTAGATATTAAAACAGAACATACCAGCTTCTAGTTCTAATATATCATCCATGCTTTCCTCCACAAGAAGAGCTTGATTCTCACGTCGAATCCAGTCCTGTGTGCACATGAGAGCTTCAGCCATATTCGGACTCAGTGAATTATGAAAAGAATCAAGTACGCAACTTCCAGCACTAAAAGCAGATTCAGACGCAACTGTTTACATCGGGACCGCTAGAACATCTTTTGCCGTTAAAAAGAGTACTTTGTACTTTGATCTTGTAGTCTTCCaccaatataaaatatcaaaaccatCATCCTCATCATTTTCACAATCATCAACCAAATATCTTTCCAATTCTGATTCAGATGGTGCATGCCCTTTACtttctttatgttttttgtACATTGAAGTCATCCAAGAGCCAATCTTCCCAATCGTTTGAACATTAACTTCATAAAAATTGTCATCTCTTTTACTAGAAGACACCACATTTTCAGGAATGATAGTCTTGTAGTGCTTAAACATCTTCTCTAATGCATCATCGATCTTTGACAATAGATAAACAGCTTCTTCTTTTGAATAGATTTCATCAATCAACCATTTAACCCACTTCCTCTTGTATCAAGGATCAAGTATAGTTGCAACAAAGATGATCATGTTCATGTTATCAATGTTACCCCAATACTTTTCATGTTTTTCTCTCTTACGGAATTAGTTCCATCCATGCCCCTCTTCATTATCAGTAAAGACAAACCAAAGATCTCTTTCGTGTAAGCATTTGACGTGATGTAAAGAGATCCAGAAATCTTCACAATTGTCTCATAAAGTGATTGCAGGAATGGAACGAGACCCTCAGTGTAAGACCAATCAACATGTGATGGTAAGCTATCAGTCATTTCATGTTTATAAGCTCTGTCTTTTaattccaaaaaataaaaagcttTTCTTACCTTAATGGCAGACTCAAACATCAAATAAGTATAATTCCATATAGTTTTCACATCCAAGCAAATACCACAGTTCGTAGGAAGCTTCAGTTGTTCCAAACACTCCTTAAACTTTGACAATCTGCTTGGAGGAGATTTTACATAACGAACAGCCAAATGGATCCGATAAATCACAGCTTCTACATCTTTTAATCCGTCTTTAACAATCAGTCATAATATGTGTACACCACACCGCATATGAAGAAACTCTCCATCTAGCACACAGCCTCCTCTTGATCAGAGACTTCTTCGCATATAACGCACTCCTAAATCATTTGAACTTGTGTTATCCACTGTAATGGTAAAAACTTTGTCGATTACCCAAAACAGCAAActcttttcaattgtttttccTATCATTTCATCTGAATGACTTGAAATTTGGCAGAAGTTAAGTATTGAATTTCTTCAGCAGCCCAACACTAACAAATAGTAAATTAACTTATTATACacttatgatatatataaatataataacttatttatacataattttattaCAATTTACTACGAATCGGAGAGGATATTTGACATTTTTAAAAGTGATATTTgctatttgatttgtttcttaCG encodes:
- the LOC106389900 gene encoding late embryogenesis abundant protein 1-like, whose protein sequence is MNMAAMQLSSTASCGLFRAFPKSRAPPRTPAVVIGRKNSRVIFASSVNNHSKGRNYPVEKARDSRADLANDSRKWRDKSGEDLEACKEQAKDKAYDMKEKTKDKAYDVKEKTKGYAEESKDKVNEGASRAADKAYETKEKAKDKAYDVKEKTKDSAEETKDRVNEGASRAADKAYETKEKVKDKAYDVKEKTKDKAEETKNRAKEYAEDSKEKAVDLAQGFKEKAQDVGEKTMETVKDAWETAKSTAQKVTEAVVGSGEEADRARHDVDKGVEDLSKKAKENWKDDDNDLKGF